In one window of Leptospira sp. WS92.C1 DNA:
- the lon gene encoding endopeptidase La, with the protein MEPLEDLSGIDENPIIPLDSILPPELFLIPIKSRPVFPGIITPLIVPSGKFAKAVEESLKGNSFLGLVLLKDEENEKETSENIYQFGVVAKILKKVNLPDGAVNILINTVRRFKIDSYTNIDPLLGKVSYPEEESGAPKNTIKAMMRTLLVMTRELAQNNPLFTEEMKLTMLNVNEPGKMADFVCSILNLEKEEYQSVIESNILKERIEKVLLFLKKEIELVSIQREISDQIQDKIDKQQRQFFLREQLKAIQNELGIKDDKFEKKYEKFLERLKAIGADPEVIEEVARELDKFSYADPNTGDYNVIRNYLDILESLPWESAPTRDIDLDKAKRTLDRDHYKLEDVKDRILEFLAVKKLKSDEKGTILLLVGPPGVGKTSIAKSIAEAMGRKFFRFSVGGMRDEAEIKGHRRTYIGSMPGKIISALRITKEKDCVILLDEIDKLAVGIQGDPASALLEVLDPEQNKNFRDHYLDLPFDISNVFFIATANTLDSISRILMDRMEVINLSGYITDEKVQIFQRYLWKKVLNKNGVAPYGIDFDKKAIIALIDSYSRESGVRGLEKMTDKLVRKIAMKIVKKEPFPKVIQEKDLENFLGVPKFTDERMIRTLVPGTALGLAWTSVGGATLLIEALFVKGKGGILLTGMIGKTMEESSSIALSYIKNLLSKDDLFTDKMVHLHVPDGATPKDGPSAGITMATAILSLALHTRVKAGFGMTGELTLTGEVLSIGGLREKIVAAKRVGIHKIIYPKDNLQHLEEIPDYVKKGMSFYPVSRFEEVAKILFDEKLLNKQNPSVFSESKSGSIVAKKTAREKKQTKKKASPKKKAVGKKKNK; encoded by the coding sequence TTGGAACCTTTAGAGGACTTGTCCGGAATCGACGAGAATCCGATCATTCCATTGGACTCGATCTTACCCCCGGAATTATTTTTAATACCGATCAAATCCAGACCCGTTTTTCCGGGTATCATCACCCCATTGATTGTTCCCAGCGGCAAGTTCGCAAAGGCGGTCGAAGAATCTCTCAAAGGAAACTCCTTTTTAGGACTTGTGCTCCTCAAAGACGAGGAGAATGAAAAAGAAACATCCGAAAATATATATCAGTTCGGAGTAGTCGCAAAAATATTAAAAAAAGTGAATTTACCCGACGGTGCGGTAAACATACTGATCAATACGGTTCGTCGATTTAAGATCGATTCCTATACGAACATCGATCCTTTGCTGGGAAAGGTTTCCTATCCGGAGGAAGAATCCGGAGCCCCTAAAAATACCATCAAGGCGATGATGAGAACGTTGCTCGTGATGACGCGTGAGCTCGCGCAGAACAATCCTTTGTTTACCGAAGAAATGAAACTTACCATGCTCAACGTAAACGAGCCCGGAAAGATGGCGGATTTTGTCTGCTCCATTCTTAACCTCGAAAAAGAGGAATATCAATCCGTAATCGAATCCAATATTCTGAAGGAAAGAATCGAAAAGGTTCTTTTATTTTTAAAAAAAGAAATCGAACTCGTCTCCATTCAGAGGGAAATTTCGGATCAGATCCAGGATAAGATCGATAAACAACAAAGACAATTCTTTCTAAGGGAACAACTCAAAGCGATCCAAAACGAACTCGGAATCAAAGACGACAAGTTCGAAAAGAAATACGAAAAGTTTTTGGAAAGACTGAAAGCCATTGGCGCGGATCCGGAAGTCATCGAAGAAGTCGCAAGAGAACTCGATAAATTTTCCTACGCGGATCCGAACACAGGGGATTACAACGTGATCCGAAATTACTTGGATATTTTGGAATCGCTTCCTTGGGAATCGGCTCCGACGAGGGATATCGATCTTGACAAAGCCAAACGAACCTTGGACAGGGATCACTATAAACTCGAAGACGTAAAAGACAGAATCTTGGAATTCCTCGCCGTTAAAAAACTGAAAAGCGACGAAAAGGGAACGATCCTTTTGCTCGTCGGTCCCCCCGGGGTCGGAAAAACATCCATCGCAAAATCCATAGCGGAAGCGATGGGAAGAAAGTTTTTCCGTTTTTCGGTGGGGGGAATGCGGGATGAAGCGGAGATCAAAGGACATCGAAGAACGTATATCGGTTCGATGCCCGGAAAGATCATCTCGGCGCTTCGTATCACAAAAGAAAAAGACTGCGTGATTCTTTTGGATGAGATCGATAAACTCGCCGTCGGAATCCAAGGCGATCCCGCTTCCGCATTGCTCGAAGTTCTGGACCCGGAACAAAACAAAAATTTTAGGGATCATTATCTGGATCTTCCATTCGATATTTCGAATGTGTTTTTTATCGCGACGGCAAATACGCTGGATTCTATTTCAAGAATTCTGATGGATCGGATGGAAGTGATCAATCTTTCGGGATATATCACCGATGAAAAGGTTCAGATCTTTCAACGATATCTCTGGAAAAAAGTTCTCAACAAAAACGGAGTCGCTCCTTACGGAATCGACTTTGACAAAAAAGCGATCATCGCTCTCATCGATTCGTATTCGAGAGAATCGGGGGTCCGCGGTTTGGAAAAGATGACGGACAAACTCGTCCGTAAGATCGCGATGAAGATCGTCAAAAAGGAACCGTTTCCAAAAGTGATCCAGGAAAAGGATCTGGAAAATTTCCTGGGAGTTCCTAAGTTTACGGACGAAAGAATGATTCGAACCCTCGTTCCCGGAACCGCGCTCGGACTTGCATGGACTTCCGTGGGAGGAGCGACTCTTCTCATCGAAGCTTTGTTTGTAAAAGGTAAGGGCGGAATTCTTCTCACAGGAATGATCGGAAAGACGATGGAAGAATCTTCCAGCATCGCTCTGAGCTATATTAAGAATTTATTGAGTAAGGACGACTTGTTTACGGACAAGATGGTTCACTTGCACGTTCCCGACGGAGCGACACCCAAGGACGGACCTTCCGCGGGGATCACGATGGCGACCGCGATTCTATCTTTGGCTTTGCACACAAGAGTTAAGGCGGGTTTTGGAATGACGGGCGAATTGACTCTTACGGGCGAAGTGCTCTCGATCGGAGGTCTTCGCGAGAAGATCGTCGCGGCAAAACGAGTCGGCATCCACAAGATCATCTATCCGAAAGACAATTTGCAGCATCTGGAGGAAATTCCGGATTATGTAAAAAAGGGAATGTCCTTTTATCCTGTGAGCCGTTTCGAGGAGGTCGCGAAAATTTTGTTCGACGAAAAACTTCTGAACAAACAGAATCCGTCCGTATTTTCAGAATCCAAATCGGGTTCGATCGTTGCAAAAAAAACGGCTCGGGAAAAAAAACAGACAAAAAAGAAGGCGTCTCCCAAAAAGAAAGCCGTCGGAAAGAAAAAAAATAAGTAA
- a CDS encoding pectin acetylesterase-family hydrolase, protein MKKRIQWIMAICLVFQLMDCKKKEDDDQTILAFLLADFLYNPYEKVTPEAGTITVAGAAYTNRAYTPSCTGIEGNTTFSLYRKKVATDNKKLLINFMGGGACWDNYNCFGDNTTTYFDMLNAVPDLFVKIAFQGVMNAGNAANPFKDYDVVFIPYCTADLHIGSKNTTYTNPNTGSNVVIKHRGYDNVLATLKYIQSEYPGVENVFVTGQSAGGYGALLNYPIVRETVTGLNAAVKVNMLSDASNGVVPGGFFANLDTQWGADPNTPAWIGTLGPGYLGGAPSIQDYFTQVADHYAGAGDKLGQYTALFDGNQRFFYKVMNIIDAAPTYTDARTTDPNDSSKSYSALFGDGDGSTVLDGTIASTDGATCGWSEQAVTGMVNTAAATTNYSYYIAPGDVHTITTSESMYTVNAGNMNFVTWLTTLSTGVKPANSKCTDNGGSCAASNLNPSKINLSLGAATSDQSYALNRNLVTACGAITGL, encoded by the coding sequence ATGAAAAAACGAATTCAATGGATCATGGCAATTTGTCTTGTTTTTCAATTGATGGATTGTAAAAAGAAAGAGGATGACGATCAAACCATCTTAGCCTTTTTACTTGCGGATTTTCTATACAATCCTTATGAAAAGGTCACACCGGAAGCCGGTACGATTACTGTCGCCGGGGCCGCCTATACCAATCGTGCTTATACTCCTTCTTGCACCGGTATCGAAGGGAATACTACGTTTTCCTTATATAGAAAAAAAGTAGCGACCGACAATAAAAAACTTCTGATCAATTTTATGGGCGGCGGAGCTTGTTGGGATAACTACAATTGTTTCGGAGACAATACGACAACGTATTTTGACATGCTCAACGCGGTTCCGGACTTGTTTGTAAAGATTGCCTTTCAGGGAGTGATGAACGCAGGGAATGCCGCAAATCCATTCAAAGATTATGATGTAGTTTTTATTCCGTATTGTACGGCGGATCTTCATATCGGATCTAAAAATACGACTTATACAAATCCGAATACGGGCTCCAATGTCGTAATCAAACACAGAGGTTACGATAACGTTTTAGCAACGTTGAAATATATCCAATCGGAATATCCCGGTGTGGAAAATGTTTTCGTAACCGGTCAGAGTGCGGGCGGATACGGAGCTCTGTTGAATTATCCGATCGTAAGAGAAACGGTGACCGGACTCAACGCAGCCGTAAAAGTAAATATGTTATCGGATGCCTCCAACGGAGTCGTTCCGGGGGGATTTTTTGCAAACCTGGATACACAGTGGGGAGCGGATCCGAACACACCAGCGTGGATAGGAACCTTGGGACCGGGATATTTAGGAGGAGCTCCTTCGATTCAGGATTATTTTACGCAAGTAGCCGATCATTATGCCGGTGCAGGAGACAAACTCGGACAATACACCGCTCTCTTTGACGGAAATCAAAGATTCTTTTACAAAGTGATGAACATCATCGATGCGGCTCCGACATACACCGACGCAAGAACGACGGATCCGAACGATTCCTCCAAATCCTATTCTGCTCTTTTTGGAGATGGGGACGGAAGTACGGTCCTGGATGGAACGATCGCTTCTACAGACGGCGCCACCTGCGGCTGGTCCGAACAGGCGGTTACGGGTATGGTCAATACAGCCGCAGCTACCACAAACTATTCTTACTACATCGCTCCGGGAGATGTGCATACGATTACCACATCGGAAAGTATGTATACCGTCAATGCGGGTAACATGAATTTTGTGACTTGGCTGACCACACTTTCCACAGGAGTCAAGCCTGCGAATTCAAAATGCACCGATAACGGTGGGAGCTGTGCCGCTTCCAATTTGAATCCAAGTAAAATCAATCTCTCTCTGGGGGCTGCGACCTCGGATCAATCCTATGCTCTCAATCGAAATCTTGTTACCGCTTGCGGAGCGATTACTGGATTATAG
- the amt gene encoding ammonium transporter, giving the protein MKKLFKKSYQLGIPFFVLLIGANHSLFGESESPAHDLAKSADPLWLIICAALVFFMQAGFLMLETGLSRLKNTINVAVKNLMDYIVGTIAFFCIGFGLMFGVSDQGWIGTNLFFLKGLTTGKDFAFFLFQVAFMGTAATIVSGAVAERIKFSAYLIVSIVVSLFIYPVFGHWTWGGGWISKLGFVDFAGSTVVHSLGGWISLAGVIVLGARKDKFKEDGTARKIQGHNLTFSVLGVFILWFGWFGFNGGSALSFTDKVPLIILNTSLAGSVGGILAISVSWILYRIASVEECMNGVLGGLVAVTAGCNELEPSAALLLGGIAGTSVVLSSWILEKVFRLDDVVGAFPVHGVCGILGTLLIPALSKNNNILIFPQIIGVLICALWAFGLGLILFWILKISIGIRVNEEYEEKGLNIAEHGAGSSWIDLIHSLKGLSQGGGDLTRKIHVDPGTEAGAIAFLMNQYLSNLGEMIYTIKEKSGELENSASEISLAWSNMSHGIQEQAASLEEVTAIFDSFRDSFQRIASSAAEQKDIEQKAHRLLNELVFGFQRFDSDLKLGSEKSEQSIQKIDRSRKELDHLELDINDIGQSAKKVEGLVKLLNDISVKLGMLSLNASIEAARSGSAGKGFGVVAEEISKLAMNTQDSTKKATEILGEIQGAVSRGKETVSGTVDFFKNLTDDFKDIAQTQMSIRNNSSQYSAMIQNLDHLNGSITDHSEIIMKSMEERSSEISGLYESVELISGAFHEISTQSEELTATGDFLKQLASILNALVRNFRVEKEIAQEMIAS; this is encoded by the coding sequence ATGAAAAAACTCTTTAAAAAAAGTTATCAGTTGGGCATCCCTTTCTTCGTTCTTTTGATCGGAGCAAATCATTCTTTGTTTGGGGAATCGGAATCCCCCGCTCACGATTTAGCAAAATCAGCCGATCCGCTTTGGCTCATCATCTGCGCGGCTCTTGTCTTTTTTATGCAGGCGGGTTTTCTCATGTTGGAAACGGGTCTATCCAGATTGAAAAATACGATCAACGTCGCCGTAAAAAATCTGATGGATTATATTGTCGGAACAATCGCATTTTTCTGCATAGGTTTCGGACTGATGTTCGGTGTTTCCGACCAAGGATGGATCGGAACCAATCTATTCTTTCTAAAAGGACTGACTACGGGAAAAGACTTCGCCTTTTTTTTATTTCAAGTAGCGTTTATGGGAACCGCCGCGACCATCGTTTCGGGAGCGGTTGCCGAACGCATTAAGTTTTCTGCATATTTAATCGTTTCGATCGTTGTCTCTCTTTTTATCTATCCCGTCTTCGGTCATTGGACTTGGGGTGGAGGATGGATTTCAAAACTCGGTTTTGTGGATTTTGCGGGCTCCACGGTCGTTCACTCGTTGGGAGGTTGGATCTCTTTGGCGGGAGTGATCGTATTAGGAGCGAGAAAGGATAAATTCAAAGAGGATGGAACCGCTCGAAAAATTCAGGGACACAATCTTACTTTTTCGGTTTTAGGTGTTTTTATTCTTTGGTTTGGCTGGTTCGGATTTAATGGTGGAAGCGCACTTTCCTTTACGGATAAGGTGCCGTTGATCATTCTCAATACAAGTTTAGCGGGCAGCGTGGGCGGAATTCTCGCGATCTCAGTATCCTGGATTTTATACCGTATCGCCTCCGTGGAAGAATGTATGAACGGAGTTTTGGGCGGACTCGTCGCGGTAACGGCCGGGTGTAACGAGTTAGAACCCTCCGCGGCGCTTCTTTTGGGAGGAATCGCGGGGACCTCCGTCGTTTTGTCCTCCTGGATTTTGGAGAAAGTTTTCAGACTCGACGATGTTGTAGGAGCCTTTCCCGTTCACGGAGTTTGCGGCATTTTAGGAACGCTTTTGATCCCGGCTTTATCAAAAAATAATAATATTCTAATTTTTCCTCAAATCATCGGAGTATTAATCTGTGCGCTTTGGGCTTTTGGTCTCGGTCTGATTCTTTTTTGGATTCTTAAAATATCGATCGGAATCCGGGTCAACGAGGAATATGAAGAAAAAGGACTCAATATCGCGGAACACGGAGCGGGATCGAGTTGGATCGACTTAATTCATTCCCTCAAAGGTCTTTCTCAAGGTGGAGGCGATCTGACCAGAAAGATTCACGTCGATCCGGGAACGGAAGCCGGAGCCATCGCATTTTTGATGAATCAATATTTGAGTAATCTCGGTGAGATGATTTATACCATCAAAGAAAAATCCGGAGAACTCGAAAATTCCGCCTCCGAAATTTCTTTGGCCTGGAGCAATATGAGCCACGGAATTCAGGAACAAGCGGCGAGTCTGGAGGAAGTAACCGCTATCTTTGATTCCTTTCGCGATTCTTTTCAAAGAATCGCGTCCTCCGCGGCGGAACAAAAGGACATCGAACAAAAGGCACACCGGTTGTTAAACGAATTGGTTTTCGGATTTCAAAGATTTGATTCCGATTTAAAATTAGGATCCGAAAAATCGGAACAATCCATACAAAAAATCGATCGCAGCCGGAAAGAATTGGATCATCTTGAATTAGATATCAATGATATAGGTCAGTCTGCGAAAAAAGTGGAAGGGCTCGTAAAACTGCTCAATGATATTTCCGTAAAGTTGGGAATGCTTTCACTCAATGCCTCCATAGAAGCCGCTCGCTCCGGAAGCGCAGGTAAAGGATTCGGAGTCGTTGCGGAAGAGATCAGCAAACTCGCGATGAACACCCAAGACAGCACCAAAAAGGCTACTGAAATTTTAGGTGAAATTCAGGGTGCGGTATCCCGTGGAAAAGAAACGGTTTCCGGAACCGTGGACTTTTTTAAAAATTTGACGGATGATTTCAAAGATATCGCTCAAACCCAAATGTCGATCCGAAACAACAGTTCCCAGTATTCCGCAATGATTCAAAATCTGGATCATCTCAACGGTTCTATCACGGATCATAGCGAGATTATCATGAAGAGTATGGAAGAAAGATCCTCCGAAATCAGCGGACTTTACGAATCGGTGGAGCTTATCAGCGGAGCGTTTCATGAAATTTCCACACAATCGGAAGAGTTAACCGCAACCGGAGATTTTCTCAAACAATTGGCGTCGATTCTCAACGCGCTCGTTCGAAACTTCAGAGTGGAAAAGGAAATCGCGCAGGAAATGATCGCGAGCTGA
- a CDS encoding DegT/DnrJ/EryC1/StrS family aminotransferase, protein MGVPFIDIKRFEPGLLEEWEEKVKNLSKNASFIGGEEVALLEKNLASYAQTKYSVACANGTDALQLALRALGVGKGDAVLVPDSTFWATFESVVNVGADPYTIDTNPEDLQMDFSEFEKAVEKVKPKAAIIVHLYGWGSSRIEDFRKLCKSKGIPLLEDGAQCFGVKYKGFSLYKDAVISTTSFYPAKVLGGAGDGGAVFTNDEELANKVRMLSNHGRTSHYGHGDVGWNSRLDTLQAAFLNINLKHLDARIASRKKAAQKYYEILPDLGIRVIHPPKDYEENGYCNVTLSTPEERPKIQDVLKEKGIGFGNIYPGAMSDQPGSKPYIKGKFGDKHTTGRICASVLNYPLFPYMRDEELEEVFSAIRDYNSKK, encoded by the coding sequence ATGGGCGTTCCATTTATCGATATCAAGAGGTTTGAGCCGGGACTACTGGAGGAATGGGAAGAGAAAGTAAAAAATCTCAGTAAGAACGCGAGTTTTATCGGAGGGGAGGAAGTCGCTCTTTTGGAAAAAAATCTCGCTTCCTATGCGCAGACAAAGTATTCAGTAGCGTGCGCCAACGGAACGGATGCGCTTCAGTTGGCTCTGAGAGCATTGGGAGTCGGAAAGGGGGATGCGGTTCTGGTTCCTGATTCCACATTTTGGGCGACTTTTGAATCGGTCGTAAACGTAGGCGCGGATCCTTATACCATCGATACAAATCCGGAAGATCTTCAAATGGATTTTTCTGAATTTGAAAAAGCGGTCGAGAAAGTAAAACCAAAGGCCGCGATCATCGTTCATCTTTACGGTTGGGGATCCTCGCGAATCGAAGACTTTCGGAAACTCTGCAAGTCCAAGGGAATTCCTCTTTTGGAAGACGGGGCTCAGTGTTTTGGGGTGAAATACAAAGGTTTTTCTTTGTATAAGGACGCAGTCATCAGCACGACTTCATTCTACCCCGCAAAAGTGCTCGGAGGAGCCGGAGACGGCGGCGCGGTTTTTACAAACGACGAAGAACTCGCGAATAAAGTCCGTATGCTTTCCAATCACGGAAGAACCTCCCATTACGGACATGGAGACGTGGGTTGGAATTCGAGATTGGATACTTTGCAGGCTGCGTTTCTCAATATCAATCTCAAACACTTGGATGCAAGAATCGCTTCCCGTAAAAAAGCCGCACAAAAATATTATGAAATACTCCCAGACCTCGGAATCCGAGTGATTCATCCGCCGAAGGATTACGAAGAGAACGGATACTGCAACGTGACTCTTTCGACTCCGGAAGAAAGACCGAAGATCCAAGACGTCTTAAAAGAAAAAGGAATCGGTTTTGGAAACATCTATCCGGGAGCGATGAGCGATCAGCCCGGTTCAAAGCCGTATATCAAGGGAAAATTCGGAGACAAACATACAACCGGAAGAATCTGCGCTTCGGTTCTCAATTATCCTTTGTTTCCGTATATGCGTGACGAGGAATTGGAGGAAGTCTTCTCGGCGATCCGGGATTACAATTCAAAGAAATAA
- a CDS encoding Dps family protein — MKIDIGISEKNRDAINTGLQKLLADTYVLYFKTHSYHWNVTGPQFNTLHLMFQTQYNELWLSIDLIAERIRSLGFFAPSSSGHLGKLTSIQEENAVPNADDMIRQLVAGHETVIRTARALLPAADEGGDEVTLDLLTQRLEVHEKTAWMLRSMLEAGKA, encoded by the coding sequence ATGAAAATAGATATAGGAATTTCGGAAAAAAATCGCGATGCAATCAATACGGGACTGCAAAAACTATTAGCCGATACATACGTTCTCTACTTTAAAACTCACAGTTATCATTGGAATGTGACCGGTCCTCAATTCAATACTCTTCATCTCATGTTTCAAACTCAATACAACGAACTTTGGCTTTCCATCGATTTGATCGCCGAGAGAATTCGTTCCTTGGGATTTTTTGCTCCGAGTTCATCGGGTCATTTGGGAAAACTAACTTCGATTCAAGAGGAAAATGCGGTTCCCAATGCGGACGATATGATTCGTCAACTTGTGGCAGGTCATGAAACCGTCATTCGAACCGCACGTGCACTTCTTCCTGCGGCCGACGAGGGCGGCGATGAAGTGACCCTCGATCTGCTCACTCAGAGATTGGAAGTTCATGAAAAGACCGCGTGGATGCTTCGAAGTATGCTCGAGGCGGGCAAGGCGTAA
- a CDS encoding pectin acetylesterase-family hydrolase, with the protein MGRRIIFGLVLLLSLPFCRKEESQDKEIMGLLIANLLYTPYEKITPEAGTITIPGVASANGYDNRTYTPSCSGLNGDKTFSFFRKKRMAANKKLLINFMGGGACWSGYNCFGDETTTHFSLFGAPDFVLKFVFQGITNENNPSNPFKDYDVIFIPYCTADLHFGTMSGNNVYTNLKTGLDQEVNHRGHENLLSVMKYIQSEYTGVEQVFVAGQSAGGYGALLNYPVIRETFTQINATIQMGLLVDAANGVVPVGFLATVNNVWGMNPPTWVGTIAANYFTIGSIEDYFTQVANQYPTDQMGQYTALFDGAQRFFYHTMIVIAGNPPYTDAAVGDPFDAGKTYSALFGDMDGSTVPDGMLGANDGSTCDWSGKAVNSMKAVITAGVANYSYYIGPGDVHTITSSDKMYFLNSTGINFVNWMTQLANGNNGGQVRCLSGGFLNCGNSNLNSNSINSNLGTATSDESFPLGRNLLTKCNPASYL; encoded by the coding sequence ATGGGCAGACGAATCATTTTTGGGTTGGTACTTTTATTAAGTCTTCCCTTCTGCAGAAAAGAAGAAAGTCAAGATAAAGAAATTATGGGGCTCCTAATAGCGAACCTACTCTACACTCCTTATGAAAAAATCACTCCGGAAGCTGGAACAATTACCATTCCGGGAGTTGCGTCTGCGAACGGTTACGACAATCGCACCTACACGCCATCCTGTTCCGGCTTGAATGGCGACAAAACATTCTCTTTTTTCAGAAAAAAGAGAATGGCAGCAAACAAAAAGCTTTTAATCAACTTTATGGGAGGGGGGGCTTGTTGGAGTGGATATAATTGTTTCGGTGACGAAACTACCACTCATTTCAGTTTATTTGGAGCCCCTGATTTCGTTTTGAAATTTGTATTTCAAGGAATTACAAACGAAAACAATCCTTCCAATCCATTCAAAGATTATGATGTGATTTTTATTCCCTATTGCACTGCAGATCTTCACTTTGGAACGATGAGTGGAAATAACGTTTACACAAACTTGAAAACAGGTCTTGATCAAGAAGTAAATCATAGAGGGCATGAAAATCTTCTTTCCGTTATGAAGTATATTCAATCCGAATATACAGGTGTGGAACAAGTATTTGTTGCGGGTCAAAGTGCCGGAGGTTACGGGGCCTTATTGAACTATCCGGTGATTAGAGAAACCTTTACACAAATAAATGCAACTATTCAAATGGGTTTGTTAGTTGATGCCGCAAACGGAGTTGTTCCCGTCGGATTTCTTGCTACCGTCAATAATGTATGGGGAATGAATCCCCCCACTTGGGTAGGGACGATTGCCGCAAATTATTTTACCATTGGATCGATTGAAGATTATTTTACTCAGGTAGCCAATCAATATCCTACAGATCAAATGGGACAATATACTGCACTCTTTGACGGAGCGCAAAGATTCTTCTATCACACGATGATAGTAATCGCTGGAAATCCCCCATATACCGATGCTGCTGTCGGAGATCCGTTTGACGCTGGTAAAACATATTCCGCACTTTTCGGAGATATGGATGGAAGCACGGTCCCGGATGGTATGTTAGGTGCAAATGATGGTTCTACTTGTGATTGGTCCGGCAAGGCCGTAAACTCGATGAAAGCAGTCATTACCGCCGGAGTTGCAAACTATTCATACTATATAGGCCCCGGCGACGTACACACTATCACGTCCTCCGATAAGATGTATTTCTTGAATTCCACCGGAATCAACTTTGTAAATTGGATGACACAACTCGCAAACGGAAACAACGGAGGTCAAGTACGATGTTTATCCGGTGGGTTTTTGAATTGCGGGAATTCAAATCTCAACTCAAATTCTATCAATAGTAACTTGGGTACCGCAACTTCGGATGAATCCTTTCCGCTCGGAAGAAATCTCCTTACGAAGTGTAACCCTGCATCTTATCTTTGA